The following proteins are encoded in a genomic region of Bacillus sp. FJAT-22090:
- a CDS encoding cupin domain-containing protein has translation MSSKMDYTSSNKQFTFDVNKSTLFKKDNRNFINVLGIKQLNTLQNVSLLDIFLSKSNVVEPHYHQNAAELVYCISGAAIVSLLNPDTKKIQNYQITPGQVANVPQGWWHYEIATVDNTHLLAIFDAPTPEVILGSDILKFTPSNIMAHTYCMDENQWKEAIAPVQPSTYIGPPKDCNREKEKSSKQHSQHKNNYAYHYYPNTTPYPFNYNYPCGPTPYS, from the coding sequence ATTAGTTCGAAAATGGATTACACTTCATCAAATAAACAGTTCACTTTTGATGTAAATAAAAGTACACTTTTCAAGAAAGATAATAGAAATTTTATTAATGTACTTGGTATTAAGCAATTAAATACATTACAAAATGTGTCTTTACTTGATATTTTTCTTAGCAAGAGTAATGTAGTCGAGCCCCATTACCATCAAAATGCTGCAGAACTTGTCTATTGTATTTCTGGGGCAGCTATTGTTTCTTTACTAAACCCTGATACAAAGAAAATACAAAATTATCAAATTACACCTGGTCAGGTAGCAAATGTTCCTCAAGGTTGGTGGCATTACGAAATTGCTACTGTTGATAACACACATTTATTAGCTATTTTTGATGCTCCAACTCCTGAGGTAATTTTAGGTTCTGATATTTTAAAATTTACACCATCTAACATAATGGCACATACCTATTGTATGGATGAAAATCAATGGAAAGAGGCAATTGCCCCTGTACAGCCATCCACCTATATTGGACCTCCTAAAGATTGTAATAGAGAAAAAGAGAAATCTTCTAAACAGCACTCTCAACATAAGAATAATTACGCGTATCATTATTATCCTAACACTACTCCGTATCCTTTTAACTATAATTATCCTTGCGGCCCAACTCCTTATTCTTAG
- a CDS encoding YjcZ family sporulation protein: MGYDCYPCYGYGYGPEYNRPYGSGFALIVVLFILLIIIGASFVNHGRYGGDDC; encoded by the coding sequence ATGGGTTATGATTGTTATCCATGTTACGGGTACGGGTATGGACCTGAGTATAATAGACCTTATGGTTCAGGATTCGCTTTAATTGTTGTTTTATTTATTCTATTGATTATCATTGGCGCAAGTTTCGTAAACCATGGTAGATATGGTGGCGACGATTGCTAA
- a CDS encoding tyrosine-type recombinase/integrase produces MKSLPIHSLRHTYVVLLMEAEADIKYIQKQLGHVRFLITVDVYAHISNKTKKKNTERVDSRLNDVFK; encoded by the coding sequence ATAAAATCTTTACCTATCCACTCATTACGACATACGTATGTAGTTTTACTAATGGAAGCCGAAGCGGATATTAAGTATATCCAAAAACAACTGGGACATGTTAGATTTCTAATAACCGTTGATGTATACGCTCATATTTCTAATAAAACAAAAAAGAAAAACACCGAACGAGTCGACTCACGACTGAACGATGTTTTCAAATAA
- the glnA gene encoding type I glutamate--ammonia ligase, with product MGKYTKEDIKKFVQEHEVNFIRLQFTDILGTIKNVEIPVSQLDKALDNKMMFDGSSIEGFVRIEESDMYLVPDLDTWVVFPWITGKGKVARLICDVNKADGTPFAGDPRSNLKRVLKEMEELGFTSFNLGPEPEFFLFKLDAQGEPTLELNDHGGYFDLAPVDLGENCRRDIVLELEEMGFEIEASHHEVAPGQHEIDFKYADAVTACDNIQTFKLVVKTIARKHGLHATFMPKPLFGVNGSGMHFNVSLFKGKENAFFDDSAELKMSETSMQFMAGVLKHVQSFTAITNPTVNSYKRLVPGYEAPCYVAWSGQNRSPLIRIPSSRGLSTRIEVRSVDPAANPYLAMAVILQAGLDGIKNKMTPPPAVDRNIYVMTEEERIENGIHNLPPTLHAAIQELGKNEIIRGALGEHIYANFVEAKEIEWDMFRTTVHPWEREQYLKMY from the coding sequence ATGGGCAAGTATACAAAAGAGGATATTAAAAAGTTCGTTCAAGAACACGAGGTGAATTTTATTCGTCTTCAGTTTACAGACATACTAGGTACGATTAAAAATGTTGAAATTCCAGTGAGTCAGCTCGATAAAGCTCTCGATAATAAAATGATGTTTGACGGATCTTCTATTGAAGGATTTGTTCGAATTGAAGAATCTGATATGTATTTAGTTCCAGATTTAGATACATGGGTAGTATTCCCTTGGATTACTGGGAAAGGGAAAGTTGCTCGTCTAATCTGTGATGTTAATAAAGCGGATGGTACACCATTTGCCGGCGATCCACGTAGTAATTTGAAACGCGTATTGAAAGAAATGGAAGAATTAGGATTCACAAGCTTCAACTTAGGACCTGAGCCAGAATTCTTCTTATTTAAACTTGACGCTCAAGGGGAGCCAACTCTTGAACTTAATGACCATGGTGGTTATTTTGACTTAGCACCAGTTGATCTTGGAGAAAACTGCCGTCGTGATATCGTGTTAGAACTTGAAGAAATGGGCTTTGAAATTGAAGCATCTCACCATGAAGTAGCTCCAGGACAACATGAAATCGATTTTAAATATGCTGATGCAGTTACAGCTTGCGACAATATTCAAACATTTAAATTAGTAGTTAAAACGATTGCTCGTAAACATGGTTTGCATGCGACATTCATGCCAAAACCACTTTTCGGTGTTAATGGTTCAGGAATGCACTTTAACGTTTCTTTATTTAAAGGAAAAGAAAATGCATTCTTCGATGATTCAGCAGAATTGAAAATGAGTGAAACGTCCATGCAATTTATGGCAGGCGTATTAAAACATGTTCAAAGCTTTACTGCTATTACGAATCCTACTGTAAACTCATATAAACGTCTAGTACCTGGATACGAAGCACCATGTTACGTAGCGTGGTCTGGTCAAAATCGTAGCCCGTTGATTCGAATTCCATCATCTAGAGGATTGAGCACTCGTATCGAAGTTCGTTCAGTAGATCCTGCAGCAAATCCATATTTAGCAATGGCAGTTATTCTTCAAGCTGGTTTAGATGGTATCAAAAACAAAATGACACCACCACCTGCAGTAGATCGTAATATTTATGTTATGACAGAAGAAGAACGCATAGAAAATGGTATTCACAACTTACCACCTACTCTTCACGCTGCTATTCAAGAGCTTGGTAAAAACGAAATAATCCGCGGAGCACTTGGCGAACATATTTACGCTAACTTCGTAGAAGCAAAAGAAATCGAGTGGGATATGTTCCGTACAACTGTTCACCCATGGGAACGCGAACAATATCTGAAAATGTATTAA
- a CDS encoding MerR family transcriptional regulator — MEKEWRRSMPLLSMNIVMQLTGLTARQIRYYEEQELVHPARTEGKQRMFSLDDIDVLLEIKDLLKTGVNIAGIKQIFEMKKNPTASKEVRQVISDKELRAIVKEEMQLAQRQQRASLRQGDLSRFFR; from the coding sequence ATGGAAAAGGAATGGAGACGTTCTATGCCACTGCTATCCATGAATATAGTCATGCAGTTAACAGGATTAACAGCAAGACAAATTAGATATTATGAAGAGCAGGAACTTGTTCACCCTGCACGTACAGAAGGTAAGCAGCGAATGTTTTCGTTAGATGACATTGATGTATTATTAGAAATTAAAGATTTGCTCAAAACAGGAGTGAATATTGCTGGCATTAAGCAAATTTTTGAAATGAAAAAGAATCCAACTGCTTCGAAAGAAGTACGACAAGTAATTTCGGACAAAGAATTACGTGCAATTGTTAAAGAAGAGATGCAGCTTGCTCAAAGGCAACAACGTGCATCTTTAAGACAAGGGGACCTATCTCGTTTCTTTCGATAG
- a CDS encoding methionine gamma-lyase family protein, translated as MNFHTTLSDEILAIAEKAEEKITSFHKEVEKIAFFNQQKVISAFKSHHVSDHHFHPSTGYGYDDEGRDTLEKVYATTFGAEAALVRPQIISGTHAISISLFGVLRPGDELLYITGKPYDTLQSIVSGQGEDTGSLVDFGISYQHVDLLETGKVDWKSVENKVTENTKVIAIQRSKGYAVRPSFTISEIEEMVQKIRSIKKDSIIFVDNCYGEFVEKLEPTNIGVDLMAGSLIKNPGGGIAKTGGYIAGKSDLVKKCAYRMTSPGIGAEAGASLNTLLDMYQGFFLAPHIVSQAVKGAIFTSAVLEDAGMTTEPHFSEKRTDLIQSVSFQTAEQMIQFCKAIQLHSPVNAQFAPEPAYMPGYEDDVIMAAGTFIQGSSMELTADGPIRPPFTAFIQGGLTYEHVKYAILGALQTLKK; from the coding sequence ATGAACTTTCATACAACATTGTCAGACGAAATATTAGCTATAGCGGAGAAGGCTGAAGAAAAAATTACATCCTTTCATAAGGAGGTAGAAAAAATAGCATTTTTTAACCAACAAAAAGTGATTAGTGCTTTCAAGTCCCATCATGTAAGTGACCATCATTTCCATCCATCAACTGGTTATGGGTACGATGACGAAGGTCGTGATACCCTAGAAAAGGTATATGCGACAACATTTGGGGCAGAGGCGGCACTCGTTCGTCCGCAAATTATTTCAGGTACACATGCTATATCGATAAGTTTGTTTGGTGTATTACGTCCAGGAGACGAACTTCTATACATAACAGGTAAACCATATGATACGCTCCAATCTATTGTTAGCGGTCAAGGAGAGGATACTGGTTCACTTGTTGACTTTGGAATCTCTTATCAACATGTGGATCTCTTAGAGACAGGAAAAGTGGATTGGAAAAGCGTTGAAAATAAAGTCACAGAAAATACGAAAGTGATCGCAATCCAACGTTCAAAGGGATATGCAGTACGTCCTTCTTTTACTATTAGTGAAATCGAAGAAATGGTTCAAAAAATAAGATCAATTAAAAAAGACAGTATTATTTTTGTTGATAATTGTTACGGAGAATTTGTGGAAAAATTAGAGCCAACTAACATCGGTGTAGATTTAATGGCAGGTTCACTCATAAAAAATCCTGGCGGGGGTATAGCTAAAACGGGTGGATATATTGCTGGTAAAAGTGACTTAGTAAAAAAATGTGCTTATCGAATGACGTCACCTGGAATAGGAGCGGAAGCAGGTGCTTCTCTAAATACGTTATTAGATATGTATCAAGGGTTTTTCCTTGCTCCTCATATTGTCTCACAAGCTGTAAAAGGGGCTATTTTTACTTCTGCAGTATTAGAAGATGCTGGCATGACAACTGAACCACACTTTTCTGAAAAGAGAACGGATCTTATTCAATCCGTTTCATTCCAAACAGCAGAGCAAATGATTCAATTTTGCAAAGCAATTCAATTACATTCCCCTGTAAATGCTCAATTTGCACCTGAGCCTGCTTATATGCCTGGTTATGAAGATGATGTTATCATGGCCGCTGGAACATTTATTCAAGGATCAAGTATGGAGTTAACAGCTGACGGACCAATCCGTCCTCCTTTTACTGCGTTTATACAAGGTGGTTTAACGTATGAGCATGTGAAATATGCAATATTAGGAGCCTTACAAACATTAAAAAAATAG
- a CDS encoding rhodanese-like domain-containing protein, with the protein MNFITAEELLQKIDAGEQFSIIDVREKEEVANGIIPGAKHIPLGQIETSFDQIDQTVPQYIVCKAGGRSAMACEILEENGYTVTNIVGGMQEWEGELQF; encoded by the coding sequence ATGAACTTTATAACAGCAGAAGAGCTTCTACAAAAAATAGATGCTGGAGAACAATTTAGCATAATAGATGTCCGTGAAAAGGAAGAAGTTGCAAACGGAATTATTCCCGGTGCCAAGCATATTCCTTTAGGACAAATTGAAACTAGTTTTGATCAAATCGATCAAACAGTTCCTCAATATATTGTTTGTAAAGCTGGTGGACGCAGTGCAATGGCGTGTGAAATTCTAGAAGAGAATGGATATACAGTAACAAATATTGTTGGTGGCATGCAAGAATGGGAAGGCGAATTACAGTTCTAA
- the hfq gene encoding RNA chaperone Hfq — protein sequence MKPMNIQDNYLNQLRKNNIYVTVFLLNGFQLKGVIKSYDNFTVLLESEGKQQLIYKHAISTFSPSKSVDINTEEV from the coding sequence ATGAAACCTATGAATATTCAGGACAATTATTTAAATCAATTAAGAAAGAACAATATTTATGTCACCGTATTTTTGTTAAATGGTTTTCAATTGAAAGGTGTTATTAAATCTTATGATAATTTTACTGTTTTACTTGAATCCGAGGGTAAACAGCAATTAATCTATAAGCATGCAATTTCTACTTTCTCACCATCCAAATCTGTAGATATCAACACTGAAGAAGTTTGA
- the miaA gene encoding tRNA (adenosine(37)-N6)-dimethylallyltransferase MiaA has translation MTEKPFVVAIVGPTAVGKTALSIELAKACNGEIINGDSMQIYRGLTIGTAKITKEEMEGVPHHLLDIKEPTDTFSVAEYQRIVREKIEEIALRGRVPIIVGGTGLYIQSVLYDFRFTEEHKTDSNLMKELEQLSSDDLYSRLIELDPIAANEIHPNNVQRIMRAIERVELSGKRKNEIEQNQGNERIYPHYIIGLTIDRALLYERINKRVNIMMDKGLLDEVKGLHRKGIRDVQSIQAIGYKEIYEYLDGKISIEEAIDNLKQNSRRYAKRQLTYFRNKMEIHWYDPFTESGTIIKEIQAILQENE, from the coding sequence ATGACTGAAAAACCTTTTGTAGTGGCAATTGTAGGTCCTACAGCTGTCGGTAAGACTGCACTCAGTATAGAGCTTGCAAAAGCATGCAATGGAGAAATCATTAACGGCGATTCTATGCAAATATATCGTGGATTAACTATTGGAACTGCTAAAATCACTAAAGAAGAAATGGAAGGGGTTCCTCATCATCTATTAGATATCAAAGAACCTACAGACACTTTTTCTGTTGCTGAATATCAACGAATAGTCCGTGAAAAAATAGAAGAGATTGCGCTACGTGGTCGTGTTCCTATAATAGTGGGAGGAACAGGGCTATACATTCAATCTGTATTATATGATTTTCGTTTTACGGAAGAGCATAAAACGGATAGTAACTTGATGAAAGAATTAGAGCAGTTATCTTCTGACGATTTATATTCCCGATTAATTGAACTTGATCCAATCGCTGCTAACGAAATCCACCCGAATAATGTTCAACGAATTATGAGAGCTATTGAACGAGTGGAATTAAGCGGTAAAAGAAAAAATGAAATTGAACAAAATCAAGGGAATGAAAGAATATACCCACATTATATTATCGGGCTTACCATCGACCGAGCACTTCTCTATGAAAGAATCAATAAGAGAGTGAATATTATGATGGATAAAGGATTACTGGATGAAGTAAAAGGCCTTCACAGAAAAGGTATTCGAGATGTCCAATCAATTCAAGCAATTGGTTATAAAGAAATCTACGAATATTTGGATGGGAAAATTTCTATAGAAGAAGCTATTGATAACTTAAAGCAAAATTCACGTAGATATGCAAAACGCCAACTAACTTACTTTCGAAACAAAATGGAAATACACTGGTATGATCCATTCACTGAATCAGGAACAATAATAAAAGAAATTCAAGCTATTTTGCAGGAAAATGAGTAA
- a CDS encoding alpha/beta hydrolase — protein MKSIIEAQMSDGHLIHVVKYLPEQNPIGHVHILHGMAEHIGRYEEFANFFVNKGYIVSGHDHRGHGRTVAKNGQQGYFAEANGFELVTEDVREVLLKVREDLVEIPLILFGHSMGSFVARRYIQKYSDSLSKVILCGTTFNPGVMGDVGLIIGKMASKFKSPKTESKILNNLSFGGFNNKIKEAQTPFDWLSTDTEEVKKYVDDPMCGFIPTNQFFIDLFDGLKTIHKNKEVVHIRQDLPVLLISGAVDPVGKDGKDIFKVAKGLSNAGMKNITVHLVENARHEILLEKNKLDTFNVIEKWMMNND, from the coding sequence ATGAAATCCATTATTGAAGCTCAAATGTCTGACGGGCATTTGATCCATGTTGTTAAATATTTACCAGAGCAAAATCCGATTGGTCATGTCCATATACTACATGGAATGGCTGAGCATATTGGTCGTTATGAGGAATTCGCCAATTTTTTCGTAAACAAAGGATATATAGTTAGTGGTCATGATCATAGAGGACACGGTAGAACAGTTGCTAAAAATGGACAACAGGGATATTTTGCTGAGGCTAATGGATTTGAACTTGTTACAGAGGACGTTCGCGAAGTGTTGCTGAAGGTTCGAGAAGACTTGGTAGAAATACCGCTAATATTATTTGGACATAGCATGGGCTCCTTTGTTGCACGTAGATATATACAGAAGTATAGTGACTCTTTATCAAAAGTAATTCTTTGCGGAACTACTTTTAATCCAGGAGTAATGGGAGACGTTGGTTTAATCATTGGTAAAATGGCTTCTAAATTTAAATCACCAAAAACCGAAAGTAAGATCCTTAATAATTTATCCTTTGGTGGATTTAATAATAAAATAAAGGAAGCTCAAACTCCTTTCGATTGGTTAAGTACGGATACAGAAGAAGTGAAAAAATATGTAGATGACCCGATGTGTGGATTTATTCCTACAAACCAGTTTTTTATCGATTTATTTGATGGTCTAAAGACGATTCATAAAAACAAAGAGGTTGTCCACATACGCCAGGATCTACCAGTTCTCTTGATTAGTGGAGCAGTGGATCCGGTGGGGAAAGATGGGAAGGACATTTTTAAAGTTGCGAAAGGTTTGTCAAATGCAGGGATGAAAAATATAACCGTACATTTAGTGGAAAATGCAAGGCACGAAATATTATTAGAAAAAAATAAATTAGATACTTTCAATGTTATTGAAAAATGGATGATGAATAATGACTGA
- a CDS encoding glycerol-3-phosphate dehydrogenase/oxidase encodes MKSSVEREQILNTLNFYEFDVLVIGGGITGAGIALDAVTRGMSVALVEMQDFSAGTSSRSTKLVHGGLRYLKQFEVKMVADVGKEREIVYENAVHVTEPEWMLLPFHKKGTFGPKTTSLGLKVYDFLAGVKKEEKRHMLSAEETLQKEPLLKSNGLRGGGYYVEYRTDDARLTIEVIKKAIEKGAVCLNYAKVKSFVYNDQYKAIGAEVIDQVNNKKITIHAKKIINATGPWVDTVRALDSMDNNKKLRLTKGVHVVIDQAYFPLRQPIYFDTPDKRMIFAIPREGKTYVGTTDTFFEGDIQHPVATKEDVQYLLKAIQYMFPDVRISEESVESTWAGVRPLIYEDGKNPSEISRKDEVWQSDSGLFTIAGGKLTGYRKMAESIVDTISKQLGDYNYGPCVTKHLVLSGGDVGGSENFRAFIASKERLAQSYGLTIEEGRQLAKFYGSNVDKLFQYAHLLKASNNSKLPLSVLAQVYYAIHEEMAYSPSDFLVRRTGMLYFQVNQYKAYKNEILQVMKQLLNYTEKETDNFQKQLDKLLMQATLGGSREA; translated from the coding sequence ATGAAATCTTCTGTCGAACGTGAACAAATATTAAATACATTAAATTTTTATGAATTTGATGTATTAGTTATTGGTGGTGGAATTACCGGAGCAGGTATCGCTTTAGATGCTGTTACAAGAGGAATGTCCGTGGCACTTGTAGAAATGCAAGACTTTTCAGCAGGTACTTCTAGCAGATCCACCAAATTAGTGCACGGTGGATTACGTTATTTAAAACAATTTGAAGTCAAGATGGTAGCAGATGTTGGAAAAGAAAGAGAAATTGTATATGAAAACGCTGTTCACGTGACGGAGCCAGAATGGATGCTACTTCCATTCCACAAAAAAGGAACGTTTGGTCCGAAAACAACTTCCCTTGGCTTGAAGGTATATGACTTTTTAGCTGGAGTAAAAAAGGAAGAAAAGAGACATATGCTTTCAGCAGAAGAAACCCTTCAAAAAGAACCATTATTAAAAAGTAACGGTCTTCGAGGAGGCGGATATTACGTAGAGTATCGGACGGATGATGCAAGGTTGACAATTGAAGTAATTAAAAAAGCGATTGAAAAAGGAGCAGTTTGTCTAAACTATGCAAAAGTAAAATCATTTGTCTATAACGACCAATATAAGGCTATCGGTGCAGAAGTAATAGACCAAGTGAATAATAAGAAGATCACAATTCATGCAAAAAAAATTATTAATGCAACTGGTCCTTGGGTGGATACTGTCCGAGCTCTAGATTCTATGGATAATAATAAAAAATTGAGACTCACAAAAGGCGTTCATGTTGTTATCGATCAAGCATACTTTCCACTCAGACAACCAATCTATTTTGATACACCCGATAAGCGAATGATTTTTGCTATCCCACGGGAAGGTAAAACATATGTAGGAACAACAGATACTTTTTTTGAAGGAGATATACAACATCCTGTAGCGACAAAAGAGGATGTGCAATATCTTTTAAAAGCAATTCAGTATATGTTCCCAGATGTTCGAATTTCGGAAGAAAGTGTTGAGTCTACCTGGGCCGGGGTCCGTCCACTCATTTATGAAGATGGAAAAAATCCTTCCGAGATTTCCCGAAAAGATGAGGTTTGGCAATCCGATTCAGGCTTATTCACGATTGCAGGTGGAAAACTAACGGGATATCGGAAAATGGCTGAGTCCATTGTAGATACTATTTCAAAACAACTGGGAGATTATAATTATGGCCCATGTGTAACAAAACATCTAGTGCTCTCTGGAGGAGACGTAGGTGGCTCAGAAAACTTTAGGGCATTTATTGCTTCGAAAGAAAGACTTGCGCAATCATATGGACTTACTATAGAAGAAGGAAGACAACTCGCTAAATTTTATGGCTCGAATGTAGATAAACTTTTTCAGTATGCGCATTTATTGAAAGCATCCAATAACTCAAAATTACCATTAAGTGTTTTAGCACAAGTTTATTATGCGATACATGAAGAGATGGCTTACTCTCCTTCTGACTTTTTAGTCCGTAGAACAGGCATGCTATATTTTCAAGTAAATCAGTACAAAGCTTATAAAAATGAAATATTACAAGTGATGAAACAATTATTAAACTACACAGAAAAAGAAACAGATAATTTCCAAAAACAACTAGACAAACTTCTGATGCAAGCGACTTTAGGGGGAAGTAGGGAAGCTTAA
- the glpK gene encoding glycerol kinase GlpK → MGKYILSIDQGTTSSRAILFDKQGNIVHSSQKEFTQFFPKSGWVEHDAQEIWGSVLSVIASVLTESGNQPEDVHAIGITNQRETTVVWNKNTGKPVYHAIVWQSRQTQSIIDELKREKLDSFFKEKTGLMLDPYFSATKVKWILDHVDGAREQAKNGELLFGTIDTWLIWKLSNGKKHVTDYSNASRTMLYNIFEQCWDKEICEKLNIPMEILPDVASSSEVYTQTDPSVFFGKQIDIAGVAGDQQAALFGQCCFDKGMAKNTYGTGCFMLLNTGEEAISSSSGLLTTIAWGLNGKVTYALEGSVFVAGSAIQWLRDGLRMFKNAAESESYANRVESTEGVYVVPAFVGLGTPYWDSDARGSIFGLSRGTTKEHFIRATLESLAYQTKDVLDTMENDSMVDVEVLRVDGGAVSNEFLMQFQSDLLNVPVELAKLNETTALGAAFLAGLSTGFWKNEQELSAMRESQRLYEPKMDETKRSQLYRGWKKAVEATRIFKMDDEV, encoded by the coding sequence GTGGGTAAATACATTTTATCAATTGATCAAGGGACCACCAGCTCTAGAGCTATATTATTTGATAAGCAAGGTAATATAGTACATTCTTCGCAGAAAGAATTCACTCAATTTTTTCCTAAATCCGGATGGGTAGAGCACGACGCCCAGGAAATTTGGGGTTCTGTCTTGTCTGTAATTGCGTCCGTTCTAACAGAAAGTGGCAATCAACCAGAAGACGTACATGCAATAGGAATTACAAATCAACGTGAAACGACGGTTGTTTGGAATAAAAATACTGGAAAGCCTGTCTATCATGCAATTGTATGGCAGTCTAGACAAACGCAATCAATCATTGATGAATTGAAAAGGGAGAAGTTGGATAGCTTTTTTAAGGAAAAAACAGGTCTAATGCTTGATCCATATTTCTCTGCGACAAAAGTAAAATGGATACTCGACCATGTGGATGGAGCAAGGGAGCAAGCTAAAAACGGAGAACTTCTTTTCGGCACAATAGATACATGGCTAATTTGGAAGTTATCCAATGGGAAGAAACATGTAACGGACTATTCTAATGCCTCTAGGACGATGCTTTATAATATATTTGAACAGTGCTGGGACAAAGAAATATGTGAAAAACTAAATATACCAATGGAGATATTGCCAGATGTTGCTTCCTCCTCTGAAGTGTATACCCAAACAGACCCCTCCGTTTTTTTTGGTAAGCAAATTGATATTGCTGGAGTAGCGGGGGATCAACAAGCGGCTCTATTTGGTCAATGTTGTTTTGATAAAGGTATGGCTAAAAATACGTATGGAACTGGCTGCTTCATGCTACTTAATACGGGAGAAGAAGCAATTTCCTCGTCATCTGGATTACTGACAACAATTGCATGGGGGTTAAATGGAAAAGTAACTTATGCTTTAGAAGGTAGTGTTTTTGTTGCTGGTTCTGCGATTCAATGGTTGCGAGATGGTTTGCGCATGTTTAAAAATGCTGCGGAATCAGAAAGTTACGCTAATAGAGTAGAGTCAACAGAAGGTGTTTATGTGGTTCCTGCTTTTGTTGGACTGGGCACTCCTTATTGGGATTCAGATGCAAGAGGGTCTATTTTTGGATTATCCCGTGGAACTACAAAAGAGCATTTTATACGTGCGACACTTGAATCCCTTGCTTATCAAACAAAAGATGTATTAGATACGATGGAAAACGATTCAATGGTTGACGTAGAAGTACTCCGTGTAGACGGAGGGGCTGTGAGTAATGAATTTCTTATGCAATTCCAAAGTGATTTGTTAAATGTGCCGGTGGAACTGGCTAAGTTGAATGAAACAACAGCATTAGGTGCGGCATTTTTAGCTGGACTTTCTACAGGATTTTGGAAAAATGAGCAAGAGCTTTCAGCAATGCGGGAAAGCCAAAGATTATATGAACCAAAAATGGATGAAACTAAACGAAGTCAACTTTATAGAGGTTGGAAAAAAGCAGTTGAGGCAACAAGAATATTTAAAATGGATGATGAGGTGTAA